The Tachysurus vachellii isolate PV-2020 chromosome 19, HZAU_Pvac_v1, whole genome shotgun sequence genome segment gtgtgtgtgtatacctgtaaCTCTGGGTGTAGGTATGTATGGAGGTGCAGGTTGAGGTGGTGCTGAATGgccgtgtgtgtggtgtgtgtgtgtgtgtgtgtgtgtgtgtgtgtatacctgtaaCTCTGGGTGTAGGTATGTATGGAGGTGCAGGTGGTGGTGATGCTGCgctggcagtgtgtgtgtgttctgcaggtGTGTCGGTGGTGCTGCTGATTTCCGAGCGAGTGAATCTCTCCACcacagcactgtggtgtgtgtaacaCTCCCTGCAGCAGCGCTCCTTCTTCACCCCGGACCTCGTACTCACAAAGTTATTACTGCAGTAGTAGCAAAAGATTCGCCCACACaacctaatacacacacacacacacacacacacacacacacacacatacacagcagaaGGATTTCTGTCAACCACACAGTAAGCTGtaagttattaaataatatttaagaaactttaattcaaatttatacTGAAAATACAAGGATTTCTGGCTGTACACTTTATTACATCATCCCTCCTTTCATTCATCTACAGCTCTGAACATGGATTCAGgccttttgtaatattttgtaataaattgaaagaaaagaaagaaagaaagaaagaaagaaagaaagaaagaaagaaagaaagaaagaaagaaaggaataagaaagaaagaaagaaagaaagaaagaaagaaagaaagaaagaaagaaagaaagaaagaaagaaaggaataagaaagaaagaaagaaagaaagaaagaaagaaagaaagaaagaaaggaataagaaagaaagaaagaaagaaagaaaggaataagaaagaaagaaagaaagaaagaaataaagaaagaagaaagagaaagaaagaaaggaataagaaagaaagagaaaggaaaaaagacagaaagaaagaaaaaagaaagaaagaaagaaagaaaaaagaaagaaagaaagatagatagatagatagatagatagatagatgtgtgaATGGCTAGATGAATAAATGGACAGATGAGGGAGAAATGCAgggatgaatgaatagatgtaaacagatggatggatgtatttACAGTTTTCAGTAAAactataaaagtgtgtgtgagtgtatgtgtgtgtgtgtgtgtgtgtgtgtgtgtgtgtgtgtgtgtgtgtgtgtgtggtgagagtTTCCCACCTGCAGTGATGCTTACGAAGCCACCATGTGAACTGGCTGTTGCAGTGTAGACAGTGTGTAGCCTCTCGGTCCACTAACCACCACTGTTCCTCCGCCCTCAGCTTCTGCTCAAACTCCAGAGCGTCAGACTTCTGCCACAGAGCGTCTTTATCTCTGCATCAGACACAGCGGAGGGAAATGAGAGAGGGAAGAGGATAAATGATACACACCTGCTACACTCACACCTGCTACACTCTAAATTCTACTCAGCACCTGAATACAGAAAAAATCCTCAGAACATCatctaaactacactaaactaaatCACATCCTTTTACATGCAACACACTCACCTTAAAGACATTCACATTTTTATACACTAGAATACATTTCTATATCAATCACACATttactgaaaagaaagaaaggaagaaaaaagaaagaaagaaagaaagaaagaaagatgggcAACAGTAAAGGAGAAGAGTAAAAGAAtgttctgtatttctctctctctctctctctctcgctatcactcactcactcactcactctctctctctcactcacactctctctctctctctctcactcactctctctctctctcactctctctctcactcactcactcattcactctctctctcgcactcactctcacacgctctctctctctctcactcactctctctctctctctctctctcactcacgctctctctctctctctctctctctctcactcactcactcactcactcactcactcactcactcactcactcactctctctctctctctctctctctctctctctctctctctctctctctctctccctccctccctccctccctccctccctccctccctctctcgctctctctctctctctctctctctcactgtgagAGGGAATAAAACTGCCCTAAACCATGCTGGGTCCACTGCAGGACATTTCCTGATAACATAAAAATCACTTGatgctacaaacacacacatacaagaacaaatgctctctctctcacacacacacacacacacacacacacacacacacacacacacacacacacacacacacacacacacacacacacaccacgcactGATTACAGAACCCCACGGGATCGTCGTGTTGTCTGGTGCCATTTTAAGGAGAAAAGTTTGTTGATTAAAGAAATCTTCATAGTTTGTCCCTCCCCTGCTGTCATTCTGATTATTCTGCTTTTGTATTGTACACTTGTTTtatagcagaaaaaaaagtcagcacACACTCAAGTGCTGAGTCAaggagtgtgtgcagtgtgaaggctcTTATCAGTACGGAATTACACGGAGTGTGTGCGGTGTGAAGGCTCTTATCAGTACGGAATTACAAGACCCGACTCCTTTATTCCTGTGCAGAACACCAGAGTTCACACATTGTTCAATAACGTCTACTGTCTATTAGTGATATCACAATgactctatacacactacagtgtACTGTGTCTATTAGTGATGTCATAATgactctatacacactacagagtACTGTGTCTATTAGTGATGTCATAATgactctatacacactacagtgtACTGTGTCTATTAGTGATATCACAATgactctatacacactacagagtACTGTGTCTATTAGTGATATCACAATgactctatacacactacagagtACTGTGTCTATTAGTGATGTCATAATgactctatacacactacagtgtACTGTGTCTATTAGTGATATCACAATGACTCTATACAGACTACAGAGTACTGTGTCTATTAGTGATGTCATAATgactctatacacactacagtgtACTGTGTCTATTAGTGATGTCAATgactctatacacactacagagtACTGTGTCTATTAGTGATGTCATAATgactctatacacactacagtgtACTGTGTCTATTAGTGATATCACAATGACTCTATACAGACTACAGAGTACTGTGTCTATTAGTGATGTCATAATgactctatacacactacagtgtACTGTGTCTATTAGTGATGTCATAATGACTCTATACAGACTACAGAGTACTGTGTCTATTAGTGATGTCATAATGACTCTATACACACTAGAGTACTGTGTCTATTAGTGATATCATAATgactctatacacactacagtgtACTGTGTCTATTAGTGATGTCATAATgactctatacacactacagtgtACTGTGTCTATTAGTGATGTCATAATgactctatacacactacagagtACTGTGTCTATTAGTGATGTCATAATgactctatacacactacagtgtACTGTGTCTATTAGTGATGTCATAATgactctatacacactacagagtACTGTGTCTATTAGTGATGTCATAATgactctatacacactacagtgtACTGTGTCTATTAGTGATGTCATAATGACTCTATACACACTAGAGTACTGTGTCTGTTATTATAATGATTAACACACCTAATATAGTGTACTGTGTCTGTTAGTGATATCACAGTGACTCAATGTTGCAAAATGGCCACATTTTATATCGAGTACCTGTTCTACTTGAAGTTGCCTAATGTAAGAGAAATGAAACAAGATCCACAGAGTGTAAAAACTGATAAGAAGATGAATGTAGTTAAAGGAAGAACTAAAGAGCAGTGTTGAACTTGCCTGATGAGCTCGATGAGCCGCTCCTCCAGCTTGGTTTTCGTGTTGCTGAGGTCTTCGGTCTCGGCAGCCATTTTGATTTGCTCGGCTTGAGCATCAGACTGAACCTTCTCCAACTTTTCCTTCAGCTGGCCTTTCTCCGTTTGTGCTAATGCCAGAGCCTCCTGTACACTGGGccaggaaaagagagaggaagctAAGGTCAGAAACAGACATTGTGTCAGGAGGAAACagtttgagagagacagacagaccctgCTGGGAGCCATATCTACTTCTCCATCCCTTTCTATGTGTCTGCGTTTCGGTTTTGCATAATATccaaacattttaattacttgGATGACATTACAAGAATTCAGGAAGttcacaaatatacatttccTTGATGATTAGCACCCTGCTGTGTCAGAATCCTGCTTTAATTACATTCAACCGTGACAGTTAGCTTTAGGCGTAGTGCTATGCTAACTCTGTACTGCGCCTCAGACAATCAGTGgctgaaaaaagtgaaataactTCCGTCAAATTGCGTTCACGTAACCCTTGCTCCCTAACTGTCCTGTTAGCAAAGCATGCTGTCAGtttctggagaaaaaaacaagcagacagAACTCCACATCTCATCGCTGATTTTTTTAACCACACCGTGTTAAATGCTAGCCTTCCTTAGGTTGTATTAATTTACTAGCTAACAGTTAAaccatacactcactcactcactcactcactcactcactcactccctcatcttctaccgcttatccgaaatacctcgggtcacggggaacctgtgcctatctcaggcgtcatcgggcatcaaggcaggatacatcctggacggagtgccaacccatcgcaggcacacacacacacacacactctcattcactcacacactacggacaattttccagagatgccaatcaacctaccatgcatgtctctggaccgggggaggaaaccggagtacccggaggaaacccctgagacacggggagaacatgcaaactccacacacacaaggcggaggcgggaatcgaaccccgaccctggaggtgtgaggcgaacgtgctaaccactaagccaccgtgccacccttaaccatacacataatacataattGTATTATGATAGCTACCGCTTTTTATCCTTGCCCTAActtgtttataataaaagatATAGCCTTGTGAAAAATTTGCTGTGATTTTATCATGTCAGTATGTTATTGTGTTGGTGAAGTACAAAGTGTGATGAGCTGCTGCGAGGGATCCCCACACCAGATTTTACTTAGCAACCGCAAGAGACTACACAGGCTCCTTCGTCATTATGTCAGAGTAGAAGTGAGGTGGGAGTTCGGGAAGGAGATGAGTGTTGAGAAAATGCATTTGTgcacagaaagtgtgtgttaccATGTCACTCTCTCCTTCAGCTGCTGAATTTCATCCTCTGCACAGCGAATCAGGCTCTCTGTCTCCGTAATGCGCGAATCTTTCTCTCCCATCAGTCGAGAGCAGTCTGAATTCAAATTCTGCAGAAACACAGACCTTGGCTACTTCGACGGTCTACGTTTGTCTATAAACGTAATACAACGTACTGAAAAGAATAAGATTTCAATACTTATAGATGTCGTTACTGAGTCAGGAGTAGAAATATCTCGATTGAAACAAATAGTGAGCCGAGTGTCAGTGCAGAATGACTGCCATTTTTCTTTATCACACCCCGTGACAGGGTCTTATACGCACTGACTGCTCACATGCTAATGTGCTTCTTATTAGCTTATTAGCCTGACAAATGTCTAGCAGGAATGGATATTCATTTCACTGAGTCACACCGCTGTTTAAAGATCACAAGATCATGAAGGATAGCAGAAGCAGGAACAAGCTCTGGTAttaaactgagaaaaaaaagtgagcaTCGTTTAAACGTTTTCAACCAATTTAAGAAATATACAGACCTCTAACTCCGTGACTCTGACCTCCAGGCTGGACGTCTTCTCGCATTCGGACGTCAGCTGCACTTTTAAACTCTCAAGCTTGTCATTTAAGCTCTAGGAAGAAAAACTAATTGGAGTATTAAAGGTTTTtgcaataatatatacaaaaaaaaaactactcaacAATGTAGCACCACTTCTAGACCGAATAGATAGGATGTGAGCTGCCAGCTTATTATACCGGATACTggatttaatacattttatcttgGTAGCTCAAGGCTTTAGGCTCGATGTTTAATCAGAATGACATGAGTTTAAATATCCAGCTCCTCCAACGTGCTTCTGCTCAACCTTTAACCTTCTCTGCTTTATCTATCAACTAATAAAGTTATGCAGTCTTTTTCTTTTAGAGAATCTCTGCTTCTCCTGGTTACTAATCAAAAGGTcttgggttcaagccccagcactgccaagctgacactgtgggcaaggcccttaaccctataTACTCCAGGGGGggttgtatcatggctgaccctggaCTCTGACCTCAGCTTCTTTACAaactgggatatgcaaagaaatgtgacaaataaaggctacTTTTACTTCTATCCAGATATATCCAATGTAGTTCTCTTGTCTTTGAGAACATCTTACCTTCACCTGGTTTTGGTGCGCCATATTCTCTGTACTCATCTGAAACCTCATGGATGCTGTCTCCTCATGTGccacatctctctcactctcagattTCTCCAGCATCTCCTTGAGCTCCAGTAAAGTTTCAGGAAGCTTCTCCATTTGTAGGAGCTCCTCTCGCAAACTGGCGTTCTCCTGCCGCAGAGCGGCCATGCTGGCATTCAGGCGATGTGTTTCATGCTTGCCCCGCTCCTCCAGCTCATGGACCAGGGTGCTCTGGGCTGCCCAGCGTTTTTGAGCTTCCTCCCGTTCTGCTGTCAGCTTGCAGATGGTCAGTCCCAGCTCAGCCATCTCCGTGTTTGCTTTGTGGTGTCCCTCTCTGCTCTCGGCGTTCTCCATAACCAGTTGTTCATTATGGGTCTTTAGTACAGCCAGGTCGTCTTGAGCTGCAGCGAACTCAGCTGATATTTTAGCAAACGCACATCTTTCTGTGTCAAGCTGAATTGATATCGACTCCATGTGCTGCTTGGACTGTAGAAGTTCTTTGATGTGAATTCGGTTCTGCTCCTCAGCTTGCTTTTTAAGATGCTCTGTCAAAGTCTGCAGCTCTAGCCTAGATGCCTCTGTGATTTCCAGCTTAGTCTGGATCTTTAATTTCTCCTCCTCAGAAAAGAGCAGCTTGGCCTTTAAGTCCATCACTTCCTCTTGAAGCCTGGACACTTCTTTCCCATTGAAGATCAGCTGCTCCTCCAGTATTGCTACTTTTGAGGCCATGTCCTTGGCTTCCTTTGTACGGCAGGCATTCATCTCCAGCTGAGCTTTTTCCACCGCTGTCCTCTGGACCTCCAACCTTTCCATCATATCCCTCTGCTTCTCCAAGGCTTGCTCTGCATCCGCCTTCCCTGCTGCCAGCTCTTCCTCCTGGGCTTCCAGTTCATCTAATCTTTCTTGAAGCTCCTCACAAAGCTTCTCTCTGTCTTCCAGCTGGGAGTTTTGTTCCTTTAGCTGTAAATGGAGGTTTTCCTCATTATATCTTGCCACCTCTAGGCTATGCTCTAGATCCCTGATCTGGTCGGTAAGTTTGCGTAGTTCTTCCTGTACTGCAGTGAGTGCATCTGTACTCTTTAAGTTCTCCTGCCTGAGATCTGTGTTCTCCTGCTCCAACTTGTGGACTACACTTTCCGACTCCTTAACCTGCATGATGGTTTTCTGGAGCTTCTCATCCAGACTGCGATTCTCCTCACGCATCTGCTGTTCTCGCTCATCCACTGTCACTTTAGCATCATTAAGTTGACCTCTGAGCTGCTTTTCGGATGCCCTGAGACCAGCCAGTTCATTTTCTAATGAAACCTTGCTTTCCATCAGCTGCTTCTTGGTTTCCTCATTGATCTTAACTGTCTGGAGGAGTTTGTTGTTCAGCTCTGTGAGACTGGTCTTGTATTCGTCTATCATCTTAGCCTGATCTTTGATGCGTGTCTCCAGCGTTACTGTACTCCCGCTCAGACCCTGTTTCTCTGCTGCAATCTTCTCAGCTTCAGCCTCCAAATTCTGGATCTTCTTCACACTGGAAATAAGTTCAGTTTCTTTACCCTTGAGTTGTGACTTCAGTTTTTGCACCTGTCCTTCTAGGCTTACTTTTAAAGAGCTCAACGTTTTCTGCAGCACCTCTCTCTCCTCCAAAGcccttttcttctcttcagaAGCCTGTTGCTCCATCGCCTGCAGACAGCACTGAAGGTCTTGCAGGTCTTTCTGAAGACTGCTCgcttccttctctctcactgacagGTCCTCCTGGAGTTTATCCATGGCATTACGTTGTTCTTCAGCCTGCTTCATCAACTTTGTACCCTTCTCTGTTAAAGCGGCCATTTTAGTTTCTCCATCTCTCAGGGCTTGCTCTTTTATTCTGAGCTCTTCAGCGAGACGTTCAGCCTGCATCCTTTTCTCTTCACCAAGTGCTAGTGCTTCTATCCTGCCTTTCTCTGCTTCCTTCAGTCCATCCAGGAGTTCATGGATCTTTTGGGCAGAGTCAAATTGGCTTGCTGTTTTCTGCCCCTTCTCCTCAAGCACACCATCTAGTTTAGTCATTAGTTCctggtttcttttttctgcaGCAGTTAACTTCTCCTGAATGTTCTGATTTGCTGCTTCTTTAACAGCCTCACGTCCCTTCAGGACCTCCAGATCTTGGGCTAGTGTCCGTTCCCTCTCTGCCAGCACCTCCAACTTAAGCTGAAGCTCCTGATGGTTAGACTGAGCTGCTAATGAAATGTCCAGCTGCCTCTGAAGTGTGGACACCACGTCACGTAGCTCTGTGGCCTCGCTGCCAAGCTGCTGAACATGCTCCACAAGCTCCCGCTGTTTCAGCTCAGACTGATCCAGCTCCAGACGAAGCTCGTCCATGGTGGTGATTGCAGAATCGGACAACGGGTCTGCAGATTCACTTAGCAAGCTATGTTCAAACTCTGGACTGCAGAGAAACTCTGGGGCCTGAGAGACCGATGGTACAAAACAAACAGTTGTTGATCAAATACTGCTCTATAGAGAATAACAAAACTTTGACTAAAGCTatctggagaaaaagaaaaagaattccTATCAAAGGCACTGGTTCCCAAACCCAGGAGTAACCCTGATCAGGACATTTCCTAGATACAGTACATCAATTACCTAATTACTTCTAACCTTAAAGTCTAATGATGGGAAGATTGTAAGTTTAAATACCACAACCACCAAGCTATCACTGTTGATTCACTGAGCAAGACCCTGAACCCTAAAATTGCTCAATTGCCACTTTATTAATTTGCATAAGAGCAACAGCCAAatgagtaaatgtaaatctacaGAGCTAATCCGTGGCAAGGATTGAAAATCATCGTCCTTaaagaaaaatgagaagaaGTTTGGTAACTCCTGCCATCTACTGGAAACATGCAGTAGTGCTTTCTAtaaattcttttcatttgttAACCTTCTCTTCAGTCTTGGTACAATTCCGGTGTTAATTCTTGCTCTAAAGCACATCACCTGTGAATACGAGCTGGCCAGGCTGTTAATGCTGGAGCTGCGGCTCGGCACTTTCCACACGTGGTTTGGAGAGTTGCTCGTTCCCAGAGTCCTCCTGTGAGCACACATTTAAGAATCGCACACAAAAACACGAACATTCTAGAATAGAATAGGTTCTAGCATTCTCAAGCTGCTATGTAAAATTCTGTACACTGTTATGTGTTTTGTCGTATTGTGCATATAGGATGGACCGATGCTGCACACGACTGACGTCACTACCCTAATGTGTGATTGTATATTGGGTCATAAGCTCTGTTTACCTTGCAAAAGTGGGCCAGGCTGAATCAAGGTCGTGACCCCGGGACGCCACGTCAAACTGGACTTCGTTGAGCTCGTAAAGAGAGTTAATAATGTCCGCACTGAGATGGGGCTTCGGAAAGGGACTCCGGGAATAATACCAGTCGCTACAGAATAAACACACGTTATCagtattgtgtgtatgagtcaATCGGGTACAGTTCCACCTGTGAGATAAAACTTCCTCACAGCATAATTTCAcccaaaaaaatcatttaatgaCTTCAAAATGATTTTCATGGTGATGTTATTGCCCTACaagcttatataaatatatatatatatatatatatacgtatatatatatatatatatatatatatatatacgtatatatatatatatatatatatatatatatatatatatatatatatatatatatatatatatatatatatatatatatatataatgtagttatTAAGGTATAAAGGTAATTATAGAAATGgaataacaacacaaaaactGGAAGCATGTTTATTGTGAATAATTCTGTGCATAAGTAAATGTCCAATAGTCTAAAAGCATTAGtaaaaaatcttgttttttcccctaaacGAATACAATTACAGATGATATTCCTTTCAAGCACATAGAGTAAACCAAAGAAATATCTACACAAATTTCACAGTATTGATGATATctccttttttgcatttttgagTCTTGAGCTGGAATAAACGCCACAGATTCGATTCACTAtttacaatattgttatttccGATAagcaaaaaaactaaaatccaGATTTACAATATAGTTTCAGACTTTTGGACTGcatttaaagtcattttaaaaaaaaagtatatttgtGCTACAGCTAAGTCAGCGACGACCCAAAAACATACTAGAAGCAGCCACAAATGAGCAGAACGGTGTCACATACACGACATAACCACGTACCATTTCGAGCCATACGCACATATTCGATTGTTTACGCACATGAACCTACTGAACTATCAACATGTGAAAAGGGCAGCTTCCACTCCTGACACGGTTCTAAAGAAAT includes the following:
- the fyco1a gene encoding FYVE and coiled-coil domain-containing protein 1; translation: MAVAGEGQLQRIIRELHDVVSELIKEYKESGEPITDDSNNLQRFSYKLEYLLQFDQKEKKTLLGTKKDYWDYFNDCLAKIKGANDGIRFVKSIPELKTSLGKGRAFIRYSLVHQRLADTLQQCLMNQRVTSDWYYSRSPFPKPHLSADIINSLYELNEVQFDVASRGHDLDSAWPTFARRTLGTSNSPNHVWKVPSRSSSINSLASSYSQAPEFLCSPEFEHSLLSESADPLSDSAITTMDELRLELDQSELKQRELVEHVQQLGSEATELRDVVSTLQRQLDISLAAQSNHQELQLKLEVLAERERTLAQDLEVLKGREAVKEAANQNIQEKLTAAEKRNQELMTKLDGVLEEKGQKTASQFDSAQKIHELLDGLKEAEKGRIEALALGEEKRMQAERLAEELRIKEQALRDGETKMAALTEKGTKLMKQAEEQRNAMDKLQEDLSVREKEASSLQKDLQDLQCCLQAMEQQASEEKKRALEEREVLQKTLSSLKVSLEGQVQKLKSQLKGKETELISSVKKIQNLEAEAEKIAAEKQGLSGSTVTLETRIKDQAKMIDEYKTSLTELNNKLLQTVKINEETKKQLMESKVSLENELAGLRASEKQLRGQLNDAKVTVDEREQQMREENRSLDEKLQKTIMQVKESESVVHKLEQENTDLRQENLKSTDALTAVQEELRKLTDQIRDLEHSLEVARYNEENLHLQLKEQNSQLEDREKLCEELQERLDELEAQEEELAAGKADAEQALEKQRDMMERLEVQRTAVEKAQLEMNACRTKEAKDMASKVAILEEQLIFNGKEVSRLQEEVMDLKAKLLFSEEEKLKIQTKLEITEASRLELQTLTEHLKKQAEEQNRIHIKELLQSKQHMESISIQLDTERCAFAKISAEFAAAQDDLAVLKTHNEQLVMENAESREGHHKANTEMAELGLTICKLTAEREEAQKRWAAQSTLVHELEERGKHETHRLNASMAALRQENASLREELLQMEKLPETLLELKEMLEKSESERDVAHEETASMRFQMSTENMAHQNQVKSLNDKLESLKVQLTSECEKTSSLEVRVTELENLNSDCSRLMGEKDSRITETESLIRCAEDEIQQLKERVTCVQEALALAQTEKGQLKEKLEKVQSDAQAEQIKMAAETEDLSNTKTKLEERLIELIRDKDALWQKSDALEFEQKLRAEEQWWLVDREATHCLHCNSQFTWWLRKHHCRLCGRIFCYYCSNNFVSTRSGVKKERCCRECYTHHSAVVERFTRSEISSTTDTPAEHTHTASAASPPPAPPYIPTPRVTVTDPNVKHDDGVYDIITDDEVNGLYDSDTLSQTTAESLDGEAESRNTQEPGVSGKAVVTEEQEEMPPSVQDAEIHLLKSGELASLVLLHIDEIRQFGDASRELFIKSSCYSIISITVHEHGHAVGWVFSSEPKSISFSVVYRESTNTPEEQAKVLIPLTRCNAHKETIRGQLKARNPGVYTLIFDNSYSRFISKKVNYHLTTEKPVIYDGSDCL